The sequence ATCCGATCCCAACTGTATTTTTCCCAAATCACCGCCTGGTTAGTCACTCAAGATAAATCTTCCCCGATCTCAGTGGATAATTTCCGCTATCGAGTTTCAATTCCTGAAGACTTAGTAACCCCTCTAACATTCTCTTTAAGCGCCTCCAGACATGAATTCCCAACCTCAGATCTCGGCAGTGGAACAACTTTAACTGTCTCTTTCCTGAGCGCCCCGCGACTGCCTTCAAGACCGGAATTTCATTGCAAGACTTGCACGGCAAAACGACAACCTGAAACCACGTTTTTAGTTAAAGAAATGGAgctgaaaaatgaattattggaCGATCGGATGCAGACTTCTTGTACCGTGAAAGGGAAGCATTGTTGCGAGGACATGGAAGATCACAAAGTGAAAGGGAAGGTTTACGAGAGTGGCTGCAGTACGAAATCTTCAGAATTACGGGTGAAAAGACCACATATGGACAATACAAACGTCAATTTTCTGGGTGAGGACATAGAGCATGCTAGAATGAGCGGAAAAATGTACACGGGCAGGCCGCAGGAACGTTGCCATAATGCAAACATTGATCTCAGAACCGTTCAAAACAAGGGCCAACTGTTGTTGGACGCGATAGAGCGTAGTGGTCAAAGAAGCAGCCATAACAATGTCCAGAAGAATCTGCCAAAGCTGAGTGAAtgtgataatttttattgtgataCGAGCGAAAGTGATAAGTTATTTAGTTGTAAGGAAAAATATAGTTTCAATAACGGCGTCAATAATTGTGATAACCGCTCGAAGCGAGTCAGGAAGATGCGCGATTTGTGTGATAGCAGATTGTCCAATGCCGTATGTGCGTCGACTGGCgctcagaaaaaaatcacgttCAATGAGGAGGAGGCTCTACCATCTGGGAAGACTTTGCCTAAGTTGATTTACCCGGCAGACAGACACGACCACATCAAGGTTAAGAGGAATTTGGGGAATACGACACCAGCAGTGTTTGACAACCGCACAGGTCTTCCGTTGAGTAGCAGCCCCGCTCCGGTACGAAAAGGCCAGACGAGGTTTGATTTTGATTCGACGCTGGACTCTGTTTCGGCAATAAAGAGGTGGGTCCACGGGTAAAAATTGCGATCTTATGTCAGTATTTCATGCGAAGGTTTCACATCACTATGagataaatttgcatttcagcGCTCTGTTTTCGAGTAGTTTCTCCACAGATGAAGAAAGCGAGAATGAAGGGGGGATAGTCTCGCCCCGCAGTCCCGAAATCTACGAGGGTCCAAAGAAAGAGCTTTATCAGGGCACATGTCGACAGAAGGGAAGATCCACGGGCTTGTTAGGTTGGTAAATGAATTACAACTGTTAGTGAAAAACGGAACCTATGTTAATGGGGAAGGAGTCGATGTACGtacttttcctttttttctgatAATTGTGTCTTGATTTAACTCTTAATTGAACTTAAGGGACTGCTATTAAACTTACATAATGTACGTGAGAATTTCATTCAGATTAAAATCAAGTATTTCATTACTAAGTCGCAATTGTAACGATAGTAGTAGACGAGTTGCGagtcaaaaattgaataaatgcGTTAAAAATTTGTATCATTTGGTTCGTGAAATTCTCCTCCGAATATAACTCGTGCCtcgaaaattttagataattttcaatgcacTTGTTATGTTATATATGATTATTTTGTGATTCGTACGTTGTATGTATACCGGAATTcaagaagtatttttttttacataggTACCTTTGAGGAGTCTGTGCTTAATGGCAGACTAGAGCCGGTCTCTACTGTTCACGGTTTCACGGCCGAAGTGGGTGCTAACGGATCTTTCGTTCCCAAACATCTGTTTGTCCCAGTCACAACATTCTTTTATGCATTTGGTGATCAAGACAGGGTCTCCACTCCTTATATGGTAAGGTCAAATGCGACTCAGAAGTATACCGagtgacatttttaaattagaaaccAACATCTCAGATTTTATGTAATATGAAATGTATTTGTGTAATAAAAGCGGCATATTTTCATAATGTTTCGAAGATTTTATAACGCTAGATTTATAATTCAGAGcgtaaaatttgcttttcaatGAAGGTCCCTAATCTCTGTTCAGGATTCAGAATGGCGATATaggagatattttcaaaaagttaaaatggcgtcatatttaaaaataattgtagcAAAGTTAAAATCAAGACTATCGTTGATTGACATCGATAATGAGTGCACTCATTTGTTTCgattatcaattatttttaaaaaattacagtaTTTTCGAAGCTATTTTCTTGGTTGCGtattcacaatttaattttgacatATTACGGCTCTTGAATTTCTATGTTTCAAATTACCCACTCAAAGGCtgtgtgaattttctcctAAATCTGATAAATTGTCAGTGGTTAACTTGATAAGGGTCTGAAACCTAacatatatattaaataaaagaagGCACCGAAGATATTGGTCTCTATTCCTTGTGCGTCATTCGGTATCACATCGAGGTTTTAGGATTTTTACTTGAGTTTTTCCATTTCAGGGCCAtataaaattaagcaaaaaaggaTACAACGTCCCGAAAGGGGGCACGGTCCAGGTAACCCTGTTCAATCCACTGGGGACCGTTGTCAAGATGTTTGTGGTGCCGTATGACCTCTCCGATATGCCGCCGAATTCACAAACCTTCATCCGTCAACGAACGTATTACATGCCGTCCGATGCCAGTACGGAGAAGCCAGACCTGGTTCCCAAGTGGTTGAGATTCGTAATTCACATCAGGTAATATAAATGTATTGATTTAGGACTTCATTTCTATTGTAtctctatttttatattatttagtaCAATAGGAGACCCCCAAGCTGGAGCTTATTATGGTTGATACATTGTGCCTATGTATTTTCTGGTAACTGGTTGACTTGAAACTATCTTTAGATTACTAAGAGCTACTT comes from Euwallacea similis isolate ESF13 chromosome 9, ESF131.1, whole genome shotgun sequence and encodes:
- the atos gene encoding atos homolog protein A; the encoded protein is MHGLNSIQDPSKRRDDDTLVAVATLVTEGRIPGPSPNGNTQHKDFYEGPHCNNLIGIDQTHICDINHPLCEKFRENRDIILKTFKKGDPICVEVLLTCACKKIGSTVAGDLEDVVLLEQWFFSAYPNRAPVIAQFNVSQLLSAIRSQLYFSQITAWLVTQDKSSPISVDNFRYRVSIPEDLVTPLTFSLSASRHEFPTSDLGSGTTLTVSFLSAPRLPSRPEFHCKTCTAKRQPETTFLVKEMELKNELLDDRMQTSCTVKGKHCCEDMEDHKVKGKVYESGCSTKSSELRVKRPHMDNTNVNFLGEDIEHARMSGKMYTGRPQERCHNANIDLRTVQNKGQLLLDAIERSGQRSSHNNVQKNLPKLSECDNFYCDTSESDKLFSCKEKYSFNNGVNNCDNRSKRVRKMRDLCDSRLSNAVCASTGAQKKITFNEEEALPSGKTLPKLIYPADRHDHIKVKRNLGNTTPAVFDNRTGLPLSSSPAPVRKGQTRFDFDSTLDSVSAIKSALFSSSFSTDEESENEGGIVSPRSPEIYEGPKKELYQGTCRQKGRSTGLLGTFEESVLNGRLEPVSTVHGFTAEVGANGSFVPKHLFVPVTTFFYAFGDQDRVSTPYMGHIKLSKKGYNVPKGGTVQVTLFNPLGTVVKMFVVPYDLSDMPPNSQTFIRQRTYYMPSDASTEKPDLVPKWLRFVIHIRFISSKSGKIYLHSDVRMIILRKSDMDTATAHDIEMNYELRSFVETPLNPVYSPRK